From a region of the Pseudanabaena sp. ABRG5-3 genome:
- a CDS encoding universal stress protein: MFKTVLFPLNRSQETRQAVAVAIDIVQKYHAQLYILSVTEHDANDSDRTSSQDLIEEVKTYFAEVGISIQTKIAEGKAAFVICDFADEINADLIVMGSRGSSLTEEHPDENSVSQKVINLSPCPVLVVP; this comes from the coding sequence ATGTTTAAAACTGTTTTATTTCCTTTAAACAGAAGTCAAGAAACCCGCCAAGCTGTAGCCGTTGCGATCGATATAGTGCAGAAATATCACGCGCAACTATATATACTGTCGGTTACTGAGCATGATGCCAATGATAGCGATCGCACTTCATCCCAAGATTTGATTGAAGAAGTAAAGACTTATTTTGCAGAAGTGGGCATTTCCATCCAAACAAAGATAGCTGAGGGAAAAGCAGCTTTTGTAATTTGTGATTTTGCTGATGAAATTAACGCTGATTTAATTGTTATGGGTTCAAGGGGATCGAGTTTGACCGAAGAGCATCCTGATGAAAATAGTGTCAGTCAAAAAGTGATTAATCTATCACCCTGTCCTGTTTTAGTTGTCCCATAA
- a CDS encoding cysteine desulfurase family protein, with amino-acid sequence MQIYLDHGATSPARPEVIDLMTEVMRLQWGNPSSLHWWGERSTMAIERARLQVASLLNADPEGIIFTSGGTESDNMALMGIARQYQTPQHMIISSVEHSAVRLPAQYLEQHGWEITRLPVDCEGKVSSQDLERSLRPNTVLVSIITAQNEVGTIQPIEKLGQICRNANVLFHTDAVQAVGKMPLNMKTLPVDLLSLSAHKFYGTQGIGALYIHPLIIKKQSLVPLTLGGGQERGYRSGTQAVAEIAGLGLAAELAEKELVNESQRLKKLRDRLYTLLADIPDLITTGSKERLPHHLSFYHQYLDGRRLVRELNYAGIAISSGSACSSGAIEPSQILLKMGYSEAAARNSIRITLGKSTTEDDVDWTALAIHQILSRY; translated from the coding sequence ATGCAAATATATCTAGATCATGGTGCTACCAGCCCTGCGCGACCAGAAGTCATTGACCTCATGACAGAAGTAATGCGATTGCAGTGGGGCAACCCCTCTAGCCTCCACTGGTGGGGTGAACGTTCAACTATGGCGATCGAACGCGCCCGCTTGCAAGTAGCAAGTTTACTGAACGCAGATCCTGAAGGCATAATTTTTACGTCAGGTGGTACAGAGTCGGACAATATGGCTTTGATGGGGATTGCACGACAATATCAAACACCACAGCACATGATTATCTCCTCAGTTGAGCATTCAGCAGTACGTTTACCTGCCCAGTATCTCGAACAGCATGGTTGGGAAATTACACGATTACCAGTTGATTGCGAAGGCAAAGTATCTTCTCAGGATTTAGAGCGATCGCTGCGTCCTAACACTGTACTGGTGTCAATAATTACTGCCCAAAATGAAGTTGGTACAATTCAACCCATTGAGAAACTAGGACAAATTTGTCGTAACGCCAACGTCTTATTTCATACCGATGCAGTCCAAGCGGTTGGGAAGATGCCGCTTAATATGAAGACATTACCAGTTGATCTGTTATCCCTCTCAGCGCATAAGTTTTATGGCACTCAGGGAATCGGAGCGCTATATATTCATCCCCTAATTATTAAAAAGCAATCACTAGTTCCCCTCACTTTAGGTGGTGGACAGGAGCGTGGTTATCGATCTGGCACGCAAGCAGTCGCGGAGATCGCAGGGCTTGGTCTTGCTGCCGAGCTAGCCGAAAAAGAATTAGTTAATGAATCTCAAAGGCTCAAAAAATTACGCGATCGCCTCTATACTCTGCTTGCCGATATTCCCGATCTCATCACCACAGGCAGTAAGGAAAGATTACCTCATCATCTCAGCTTTTATCATCAATATCTCGATGGTCGTCGCCTTGTGCGCGAACTAAATTACGCAGGTATTGCTATTAGTTCTGGTTCTGCTTGTAGTAGTGGTGCGATCGAGCCAAGCCAGATTTTATTGAAAATGGGCTATTCAGAGGCAGCAGCAAGAAATAGTATTCGTATCACTCTAGGTAAATCTACAACTGAAGATGATGTTGATTGGACAGCATTAGCTATCCATCAAATTCTGAGTCGCTATTAA